One Aegilops tauschii subsp. strangulata cultivar AL8/78 chromosome 7, Aet v6.0, whole genome shotgun sequence genomic window carries:
- the LOC141026630 gene encoding F-box/FBD/LRR-repeat protein At5g22660-like, producing MAGGGVDRLSSLSNDLLRRILHFTPLKEAASTTALSRRWREPLWLSSAAINLETGVAEKKKHRQRQGHEHNNAHARFFSGSDDLVSAATGALNAADVPVTRLTLITWFPDYAEVASCYKDLVEVVLSHPAAHRVEELLLVAKDPYGNPYNRKVFNCTVTLDSLQMGTLRILELTNCSGVLVNHTEAVLPRLSSLRLSHCTQQLGSLQRVIDAAPSLAAVRLESVFITHEEAIEATWRHLRCPATTVLVLDTCEWEVTIGPHRHGWFFEKTVDRLKINAMRLRRFSYKGPLRSYSFSPQPLEFEQVDLEFFEQGYRVKDPNRDLETFWKFTRNFTGTKDMRLSVNHLEDIAVLSEARQVELLPMFRRLERLEFHGAHWTKDKTAAVTTILNLLHCCPVLITLRINLTAKYEEEDASNKQGGHKQKGTTRKEILMAAMVGPRYLFPCLQSSLRKVDLQFQLEKKDCLGVKLIKTFAENAMVLEEIRIDSGDEKLCEHMNPRIAKWNSSRREFGATNFVLLPLKR from the coding sequence ATGGCCGGCGGTGGCGTGGACCGGCTGTCCTCGCTGTCCAACGACCTCCTCCGCCGCATCCTCCACTTCACCCCACTCAAGGAGGCTGCCTCCACAACCGCGCTCTCCCGGCGTTGGCGAGAGCCGCTCTGGCTCTCCTCGGCCGCCATAAACCTCGAGACGGGCGTCGCCGAGAAAAAGAAACACCGCCAACGACAAGGGCACGAGCACAACAACGCGCACGCCCGCTTCTTCTCCGGGAGCGACGACTTGGTCTCTGCGGCCACGGGGGCGCTCAACGCGGCCGACGTCCCCGTCACGAGGCTCACTTTAATCACCTGGTTCCCAGACTATGCCGAGGTCGCATCGTGCTACAAAGACTTGGTGGAGGTCGTGCTCTCCCACCCGGCGGCGCACCGCGTCGAGGAGCTCCTGCTCGTCGCCAAAGATCCTTACGGCAACCCCTATAATCGGAAGGTATTCAACTGCACAGTCACCCTTGACTCCCTTCAGATGGGGACACTGCGGATCCTAGAACTCACCAACTGCAGCGGAGTACTAGTCAACCACACGGAGGCCGTGCTCCCACGGCTCTCCTCCCTAAGGCTGAGCCATTGCACCCAGCAACTAGGATCCCTCCAACGCGTTATTGACGCGGCGCCGTCGCTCGCTGCCGTCCGACTCGAGTCTGTCTTCATAACACACGAGGAAGCCATAGAAGCCACATGGCGCCACCTCCGATGCCCCGCCACCACCGTGCTTGTGCTTGACACTTGTGAGTGGGAGGTGACGATAGGGCCCCATAGGCACGGCTGGTTCTTCGAGAAGACCGTCGATCGATTGAAGATCAACGCGATGAGGCTGCGCCGCTTTAGCTACAAGGGGCCACTCCGCTCCTACTCATTCAGTCCACAGCCTCTCGAGTTTGAACAAGTGGATCTGGAATTTTTCGAGCAAGGCTACAGGGTAAAGGATCCAAACCGTGACTTAGAAACCTTCTGGAAATTCACTCGGAACTTCACTGGTACCAAGGATATGAGGCTGAGTGTGAACCACCTCGAGGATATCGCCGTCCTCAGCGAGGCAAGGCAGGTTGAGCTCTTGCCGATGTTCCGTCGCCTCGAGCGTCTTGAGTTTCATGGAGCACATTGGACCAAAGACAAGACTGCAGCAGTGACGACCATCTTGAACCTGCTCCACTGCTGTCCTGTGCTCATTACCCTCCGAATCAACCTCACCGCAAAGTACGAGGAGGAGGATGCATCGAATAAACAAGGGGGGCACAAACAGAAAGGAACTACTCGGAAGGAAATTCTGATGGCTGCCATGGTAGGTCCGCGCTACTTATTCCCATGCTTGCAGAGCTCCCTGAGGAAAGTGGACTTACAGTTCCAGCTAGAGAAGAAGGACTGTCTTGGTGTCAAGCTGATAAAAACTTTCGCCGAGAATGCGATGGTTCTTGAAGAAATACGTATTGACAGTGGAGACGAAAAGTTGTGTGAGCACATGAATCCCAGAATTGCAAAGTGGAACTCGAGTAGGAGAGAGTTCGGGGCGACAAATTTTGTTCTCTTACCTCTTAAGAGGTGA